A genomic segment from Kyrpidia tusciae DSM 2912 encodes:
- a CDS encoding plasmid pRiA4b ORF-3 family protein produces the protein MSNRIRASKPAAYEFEITLCDVHPTVWRRFCVPANITFQRLHDVIQVVMGWENSHLYEFRFGKTRIGTPDDEFEVDATHFDARRKRLPSLGFDRDDVLGYLYDFGDNWMHVLRVIRPIYDLGDRPAYACLDGARSCPPEDVGGPHGYADFLKIISQPSHPEYEHMRLWSGGTFSPMRFDKEAVNQELRRRFME, from the coding sequence GTGTCGAATCGAATCCGTGCGAGTAAGCCCGCGGCATACGAATTTGAAATTACGCTGTGCGATGTTCACCCGACCGTGTGGCGGCGATTTTGTGTTCCTGCCAACATTACCTTTCAGCGCCTCCACGACGTCATTCAGGTGGTCATGGGGTGGGAGAATTCTCATTTGTACGAGTTTCGATTCGGAAAGACCCGGATCGGTACTCCGGATGATGAGTTTGAAGTGGATGCCACGCACTTTGATGCTCGGAGGAAGCGACTGCCGTCCCTGGGTTTTGATAGGGATGACGTGCTCGGGTACTTGTATGATTTCGGCGACAATTGGATGCACGTCCTGCGGGTGATACGCCCGATCTACGATCTGGGAGACCGTCCCGCATACGCCTGTTTGGACGGGGCGCGATCCTGTCCTCCGGAGGATGTCGGGGGGCCGCACGGCTACGCCGATTTTCTAAAAATCATCAGTCAACCCAGCCATCCGGAGTACGAACACATGAGACTCTGGAGCGGCGGGACGTTCAGCCCGATGCGTTTCGACAAAGAGGCCGTCAATCAGGAACTGCGGAGACGGTTTATGGAATGA
- a CDS encoding type II toxin-antitoxin system Phd/YefM family antitoxin, protein MAYEAKVHLAELLDQVARGETIIITKKGKPVAKMVPIEQDPWTLDHIIQRLHRLRSEVQPGFPSIREMIEEGRRF, encoded by the coding sequence ATGGCCTATGAAGCCAAAGTCCACTTGGCGGAACTGTTGGATCAGGTCGCCCGGGGAGAAACGATCATCATTACAAAAAAGGGGAAACCCGTCGCGAAGATGGTGCCCATCGAACAGGATCCATGGACATTGGACCACATCATCCAGCGTCTGCACCGGCTTCGTTCGGAGGTACAACCGGGATTCCCGTCGATCCGGGAAATGATTGAGGAAGGTCGGCGATTCTAA
- a CDS encoding type II toxin-antitoxin system HicA family toxin, with protein sequence MKNSSSRDLIKIIQDDGWYYIGSNGSHHQFKPPTKPGKATIPHPRKELAPKTVKSILKQAGLLK encoded by the coding sequence ATGAAAAACAGCTCCTCCCGGGACCTGATCAAAATCATTCAGGACGATGGCTGGTACTACATAGGCAGTAACGGTAGTCATCACCAATTCAAACCTCCAACCAAACCGGGGAAAGCCACCATCCCACATCCGAGAAAGGAACTTGCGCCGAAAACCGTCAAATCCATACTCAAGCAGGCCGGGCTTCTCAAGTGA
- a CDS encoding type II toxin-antitoxin system HicB family antitoxin, which yields MPKHVYPAIFDPNELGGYTVTFPDLPGCVTEGGNLEEALKMASEAMALHLYGMEQDGDEIPTPSNPAEVQIPDDTGPGAFVTLIQARTEPIHDEMKNRAVKKTLTIPKWLNDAAEKEGINFSQVLQYALKEQLGFIDKRS from the coding sequence ATGCCAAAGCACGTTTATCCGGCGATTTTTGATCCCAATGAGCTCGGCGGATATACAGTGACCTTTCCCGACCTGCCTGGTTGCGTTACAGAAGGCGGTAACCTGGAAGAAGCATTGAAGATGGCCTCTGAAGCGATGGCCCTCCACCTGTACGGCATGGAACAAGACGGGGATGAGATCCCGACTCCTTCCAATCCTGCTGAAGTACAGATCCCAGACGACACCGGCCCTGGTGCTTTCGTCACGTTGATCCAGGCCCGTACTGAGCCGATCCACGACGAAATGAAGAACAGGGCGGTCAAAAAAACATTGACCATTCCCAAGTGGCTGAACGACGCAGCCGAAAAGGAAGGGATCAATTTCTCGCAGGTTCTTCAATACGCCCTAAAGGAACAGCTTGGTTTCATCGACAAACGCTCGTAA
- a CDS encoding AAA family ATPase, whose translation MTITKLRFDKFTVFDKLDIDLSPGMNVFVGANGTGKTHLMKAAYAACDISKTKGNFAEKLIRVYMPSGHILGRLVKRQKGSARCAVEVHRGSKKLRISFSNHSKSPDSATVNGAKEWMAEPIESVYIPVKEMLANAPGFRSLYAQREIHFEEIYADILDRAYRPALRGPIDGVRKNLLKNLQGIMEGKVTIQEEEFFLRDKQGNLEFTLLAEGMRKLGLLWLLIQNGTLLNGSVLFWDEPEANLNPKLLGPVIEILLELQRTGVQIFLATHDYVILKELDLRRKAGDNISFHSLYRHDDTAEIRCHTTGEFLEIHPNAIAEAFTSLYDREIKRSLGEMLK comes from the coding sequence ATGACCATCACAAAGCTGCGATTTGATAAATTTACCGTTTTCGACAAACTTGACATCGACCTAAGTCCGGGAATGAACGTTTTTGTCGGCGCCAACGGCACAGGAAAGACGCATCTCATGAAGGCGGCTTATGCCGCCTGTGACATCAGCAAAACGAAAGGCAACTTTGCTGAAAAATTGATTCGAGTTTATATGCCGTCCGGCCATATCCTTGGGCGTTTGGTCAAGCGCCAAAAAGGAAGCGCCCGTTGTGCAGTAGAAGTACATCGCGGGTCAAAGAAATTACGAATTTCCTTTTCCAACCATTCCAAAAGTCCCGATTCGGCCACCGTCAACGGAGCCAAGGAATGGATGGCTGAACCGATTGAAAGCGTGTATATCCCTGTTAAGGAAATGCTCGCCAATGCCCCGGGATTTCGCTCGCTCTATGCTCAGCGCGAAATCCACTTTGAAGAGATCTACGCGGATATTCTAGATAGAGCTTACCGTCCCGCGCTGCGCGGACCCATTGACGGTGTGCGAAAAAATCTGTTGAAGAATCTTCAGGGCATTATGGAAGGTAAGGTCACAATCCAGGAAGAAGAGTTCTTTCTCCGTGACAAGCAGGGGAATCTTGAGTTCACTCTCCTTGCGGAAGGAATGCGAAAGTTAGGCCTGTTATGGCTTTTGATCCAGAACGGGACCCTGCTGAACGGATCCGTCTTGTTTTGGGACGAACCGGAAGCCAATCTGAACCCGAAGCTCTTGGGGCCGGTCATCGAAATTCTTTTGGAACTCCAAAGAACTGGAGTTCAGATTTTCTTGGCTACCCACGATTATGTCATATTGAAAGAATTGGATCTGCGAAGAAAAGCGGGAGACAACATTTCGTTCCACTCTCTTTATCGACACGACGATACCGCCGAGATTCGTTGTCATACGACTGGCGAATTTCTGGAAATTCATCCTAACGCCATCGCTGAAGCATTTACCAGTCTATATGACCGGGAAATCAAACGCAGCCTTGGGGAGATGCTGAAATGA
- a CDS encoding HNH endonuclease signature motif containing protein, with the protein MTITDKTRKLLWGRSGNRCVICKRELVVAGTPFDDPSIVGEECHIVSSQVNGPRYDPSFPKEQIDSYENLLLLCRTHHKMIDDQCETFTADNLRQMKANHEKWVSERLSEEDIPKKIRIRRVKENIPAFLVRLTEGNQVMKVAIGTCAFSFDHDELHSDEEVDLIADFLQLIQDIGDMGAELDASDKVRIGYELTQELKKLEEMGFFVFGAVEHQILEGGVGFATDWPVTVIRILRKDNETILHLDSENQDGEEILKR; encoded by the coding sequence GTGACGATCACCGACAAAACACGAAAACTGTTGTGGGGTCGTTCAGGGAATCGATGTGTCATATGCAAAAGAGAATTGGTTGTTGCAGGAACCCCTTTTGATGATCCTTCTATAGTGGGTGAAGAATGTCATATTGTTTCCAGTCAAGTCAACGGCCCCAGGTATGATCCGTCCTTTCCGAAAGAACAAATTGATTCATACGAAAACCTATTGCTGCTTTGCCGAACCCATCATAAAATGATCGACGACCAGTGTGAAACCTTTACCGCCGACAATTTACGGCAAATGAAGGCGAACCATGAGAAGTGGGTTTCGGAAAGACTCAGCGAGGAAGACATTCCCAAGAAAATCAGGATCAGACGGGTAAAAGAGAACATCCCCGCATTCCTCGTTCGACTCACTGAGGGAAATCAGGTTATGAAGGTCGCAATTGGGACATGTGCTTTTTCATTTGACCACGATGAATTACATTCCGATGAAGAAGTCGATTTGATCGCGGACTTTCTTCAGTTGATTCAGGATATCGGGGACATGGGAGCTGAACTGGACGCGAGCGACAAGGTCAGGATAGGATATGAACTAACCCAAGAACTCAAGAAACTCGAAGAAATGGGCTTCTTTGTATTTGGAGCCGTTGAGCACCAAATTCTCGAAGGGGGAGTCGGCTTCGCCACAGACTGGCCGGTAACCGTTATCCGTATTCTAAGAAAGGATAATGAAACGATACTCCATCTTGATTCCGAAAATCAAGATGGAGAGGAAATTCTGAAACGATGA
- a CDS encoding putative toxin-antitoxin system toxin component, PIN family, with protein sequence MKAVIDTNIWVSGLISASGVPSRVIDAYRFRRFMWVTSDPLLDELATVLLA encoded by the coding sequence ATGAAGGCCGTCATTGACACGAACATTTGGGTGTCCGGACTCATCAGTGCCTCCGGTGTTCCATCTCGGGTGATCGATGCCTACCGGTTTCGCCGCTTTATGTGGGTCACCAGCGATCCCTTGCTGGATGAGTTGGCGACCGTCTTGCTCGCCTGA
- a CDS encoding ribbon-helix-helix domain-containing protein, giving the protein MQRTNIYLSQDQLRLLKHLAAAENKSVSDLVRQAVDEFLRERLKESSNWQAEMDALVKRVRSRVEQDISEEEIEEDVRVAKKEAREARNEGRH; this is encoded by the coding sequence ATGCAACGCACGAACATTTATCTGAGCCAAGACCAATTGCGGCTTCTCAAACATCTGGCGGCGGCCGAGAACAAGAGCGTGTCCGATTTGGTTCGCCAAGCCGTGGACGAATTTTTGAGGGAACGCCTGAAAGAATCCTCGAACTGGCAGGCGGAGATGGATGCGCTGGTCAAGCGCGTCAGGAGCAGGGTGGAGCAGGACATTTCGGAGGAAGAGATTGAGGAGGACGTCCGGGTGGCGAAGAAAGAGGCCCGGGAGGCGCGGAATGAAGGCCGTCATTGA
- a CDS encoding type II toxin-antitoxin system HicB family antitoxin: protein MPRRRLTAAVTKEGKWYVARCLEVEVTSQGETLEEALANLREALELYFEDASADLPDTGPIIAPVDIEVKQA from the coding sequence ATGCCCCGCCGACGCCTCACTGCCGCCGTCACCAAAGAGGGCAAATGGTACGTGGCCCGTTGCCTCGAAGTGGAAGTGACCAGCCAGGGCGAGACCCTCGAAGAAGCTCTTGCCAACCTGCGCGAGGCCCTGGAGTTGTACTTCGAGGACGCGTCGGCCGACCTGCCGGACACCGGCCCGATCATCGCACCCGTGGACATCGAGGTGAAGCAGGCTTGA
- a CDS encoding type II toxin-antitoxin system HicA family toxin, whose product MSPRVPVVSGTETIMALGRAGFVKVSQKGSHVKVRRKDGRQAIVPLHDELAPGTLRSILRQAGISVDEFLRVLKG is encoded by the coding sequence TTGAGCCCTCGCGTGCCGGTCGTGTCCGGAACGGAAACCATCATGGCGCTGGGCCGCGCGGGATTCGTGAAAGTGAGCCAAAAGGGAAGCCACGTGAAGGTCCGGCGCAAGGACGGCAGGCAGGCCATCGTACCCCTGCACGATGAGCTGGCTCCGGGCACTCTCCGGTCGATCCTCAGGCAGGCCGGGATCTCTGTGGACGAGTTCCTGCGAGTGCTGAAGGGATGA
- a CDS encoding alpha/beta hydrolase codes for MQAKDTKPDKVILQLHGGAYIRSLEKSGMTYRRTAIQYAKIRSGAGVLTVDYRVAPEHPYPAALEDAVLAYNWLLEQGYRPERSIIAGDSAGGGLALATALYLRDHDMPMPGALITMSAWTNLNYKRVIPEYVGENRADNPYISPIYGEYAGFPAMLMQVGGDEMLLNDTVKVAQKAEAAGVSVRQTTYPGMFHDFQLLFPKLPDANKAWNEVETFIKEIYDGTAGDAVTALIEPQRPVDYIVHQRLFGR; via the coding sequence GTGCAAGCAAAGGATACAAAGCCGGATAAGGTTATTTTACAGCTTCACGGCGGAGCCTATATTCGCTCGCTGGAGAAAAGCGGCATGACATACCGGCGCACGGCGATACAATATGCCAAGATAAGAAGCGGAGCCGGAGTTTTGACGGTGGATTACCGGGTTGCTCCGGAACACCCTTATCCTGCGGCTCTGGAGGACGCGGTTTTGGCTTACAACTGGCTTTTGGAGCAAGGATACAGGCCGGAGCGAAGCATTATAGCGGGCGATTCGGCGGGCGGCGGACTTGCGCTGGCCACTGCGCTCTATCTGAGGGATCATGACATGCCGATGCCCGGGGCCCTGATCACCATGTCCGCATGGACGAATCTGAACTACAAACGGGTGATTCCCGAATATGTGGGCGAGAACCGCGCCGACAATCCTTACATTTCACCTATTTATGGCGAGTATGCCGGTTTTCCTGCCATGCTCATGCAGGTCGGCGGAGATGAAATGCTGCTAAACGATACCGTTAAGGTCGCGCAAAAAGCCGAAGCAGCCGGAGTCTCGGTTCGGCAGACAACGTACCCCGGCATGTTCCATGATTTTCAGTTGCTGTTCCCGAAATTGCCGGACGCCAACAAAGCATGGAATGAGGTCGAGACATTTATAAAGGAGATTTATGATGGGACAGCCGGGGACGCAGTGACGGCATTGATAGAACCACAAAGACCAGTAGACTACATCGTGCACCAAAGATTGTTTGGGAGGTGA
- a CDS encoding type II toxin-antitoxin system HicB family antitoxin translates to MKDLEYYLQLRYAVRLCPLEDEEGGGWLAEVPLLPGCMADGEIPEDAVANLEDAKRAWIKTALELGLATAHINLT, encoded by the coding sequence ATGAAAGATCTTGAATATTACCTTCAACTCCGGTATGCAGTCCGTCTCTGCCCGTTGGAAGATGAGGAGGGCGGCGGGTGGTTGGCCGAGGTTCCGCTCCTGCCTGGTTGCATGGCGGACGGAGAGATTCCGGAGGACGCCGTTGCGAATCTGGAGGACGCCAAGAGGGCTTGGATCAAAACAGCCTTGGAATTGGGGCTCGCAACTGCTCACATAAATCTCACCTGA
- a CDS encoding type I restriction-modification system subunit M produces MENGQLTWITNFIWGIADDVLRDLYVRGKYRDVILPMTVIRRLDAVLEPTKQAVLEMKASLDKAGITHQDAALRMAAGQAFYNTSPFTLRDLKARASRQQLEADFRAYLDGFSPNVQEIIDNFEFRNQIPRLAKADALGTLIEKFLDPSINLSPQPVLGSDGSVRLPGLDNHAMGTIFEELVRRFNEENNEEAGEHWTPRDAVRLMAHLVFEPIADRIESGPYPLYDGACGTGGMLTVAEETLLQLAKERGKQVSVHLFGQEINAETYAICKADLLLKGEGDAADNIVGGPEHSTLSNDAFPGRTFDFMLSNPPYGKSWKSDLERMGGKAGIKDPRFVVQHRGEELSLITRSSDGQMLFLVNMLSKMKHDTPLGSRIAEVHNGSSLFTGDAGQGESNIRRWIIENDWLEAIVALPLNMFYNTGIATYVWVLTNRKPGHRKGRVQLIDATQWYKPLRKNLGKKNCELSEEDIRRVLDTFLKFEETEQSKIFPNAAFGYWKVTVERPLRLKGIDPERAYTAKEIKALRETAERAEDAPPVIKKIHKPGTAPDPLHGLFEVVIAGKPRVVEYEPDTELRDTRCLCQPGIEDLGGRASGQLDAGPLLRDLSDAVEPG; encoded by the coding sequence ATGGAGAACGGCCAACTGACCTGGATCACGAATTTCATCTGGGGCATCGCCGACGACGTGTTGCGCGATCTGTACGTGCGCGGCAAGTACCGCGATGTCATTCTCCCGATGACCGTTATCCGCAGGCTGGATGCGGTGCTGGAGCCCACCAAGCAGGCGGTGCTCGAGATGAAGGCCTCCCTTGACAAGGCGGGCATCACGCACCAGGACGCCGCCCTTCGGATGGCGGCCGGACAGGCATTTTATAACACCTCGCCGTTCACCTTGCGCGACCTCAAGGCGCGTGCCAGCCGCCAGCAACTGGAGGCGGATTTTCGTGCCTACCTCGATGGCTTCTCGCCCAATGTGCAGGAGATCATCGACAACTTCGAGTTCCGCAACCAGATCCCCCGCCTGGCCAAAGCCGACGCCCTGGGGACCCTGATCGAGAAATTCCTCGACCCCTCGATCAATTTGAGCCCCCAGCCGGTCCTGGGCAGCGACGGCAGCGTGCGCCTACCGGGCCTCGATAACCACGCCATGGGCACCATTTTCGAGGAGCTGGTGCGCCGCTTCAACGAGGAGAACAACGAGGAGGCCGGTGAGCACTGGACGCCGCGGGACGCCGTGAGGCTGATGGCCCATCTGGTCTTCGAGCCGATCGCCGACCGGATCGAATCCGGCCCGTATCCTCTTTACGACGGCGCCTGCGGCACGGGCGGGATGCTCACGGTGGCCGAGGAAACCCTCCTGCAACTGGCGAAAGAACGCGGCAAACAGGTCTCGGTGCATCTTTTCGGACAGGAGATCAACGCCGAAACCTACGCCATCTGCAAAGCCGACCTTTTGCTCAAGGGCGAGGGCGATGCCGCCGACAACATCGTCGGCGGACCGGAGCATTCGACCCTATCCAACGACGCCTTCCCCGGCCGCACCTTCGACTTCATGCTCTCCAATCCGCCCTACGGGAAGAGTTGGAAGAGCGACCTGGAGCGCATGGGCGGCAAGGCCGGCATCAAGGATCCGCGATTCGTCGTGCAACACCGGGGCGAGGAGCTGTCGCTTATCACCCGCTCGAGCGACGGCCAGATGCTGTTTCTGGTGAACATGCTCTCCAAGATGAAGCACGACACCCCGCTCGGCAGTCGCATCGCCGAGGTGCACAACGGCTCGTCGCTGTTTACGGGGGACGCCGGCCAGGGCGAGAGCAACATCCGCCGCTGGATCATCGAGAACGACTGGCTCGAGGCGATCGTCGCCCTGCCGCTCAACATGTTCTACAACACCGGCATCGCCACCTACGTCTGGGTGCTCACGAACAGGAAGCCCGGGCACCGCAAAGGCCGCGTGCAGCTCATCGATGCCACCCAGTGGTACAAGCCCCTGCGCAAGAACCTGGGCAAGAAGAACTGTGAGCTGTCCGAAGAGGACATCCGTCGCGTCCTCGACACCTTCCTCAAATTTGAGGAGACCGAGCAGTCCAAGATCTTCCCCAACGCGGCCTTCGGCTACTGGAAGGTGACGGTGGAACGTCCCCTGCGCCTGAAAGGCATCGACCCCGAGCGCGCCTACACCGCCAAGGAGATCAAGGCGCTTCGGGAAACGGCCGAGCGGGCGGAGGACGCACCGCCGGTGATCAAAAAGATTCACAAACCCGGCACCGCGCCCGACCCGCTGCACGGTCTGTTTGAGGTTGTCATCGCCGGCAAGCCCCGGGTGGTGGAATATGAACCGGACACGGAGCTGCGCGACACGCGCTGTCTCTGCCAGCCCGGCATCGAGGACCTGGGCGGAAGGGCATCCGGCCAACTTGACGCGGGACCTCTACTTCGGGATCTATCAGACGCTGTGGAGCCCGGATGA